A stretch of Henckelia pumila isolate YLH828 chromosome 4, ASM3356847v2, whole genome shotgun sequence DNA encodes these proteins:
- the LOC140866757 gene encoding protein CHLORORESPIRATORY REDUCTION 41, chloroplastic translates to MASSLLQFLHHHTSLAHPKLNPQRPIRLLHQFPIHCSSNSNTPSTNFTSLSDSTGPEPDDRFPNPGPETGIDSAQFPIEKRRRSEIIRDRQSRGGLVKPEPPNFEIGWKRTKPIPLEKPKGYVIMDFLEKLVELMEREYGSAALLVKVGEIVAERAREEAEVLVDEGKVEERMVTELCRVLKLMEMDLAMVKAAVKEETLNERIQQAKARCRQAILVANSF, encoded by the coding sequence ATGGCTAGCAGTCTCCTCCAATTTCTCCATCACCACACCAGTCTTGCACATCCCAAGCTAAATCCTCAGAGACCCATACGTCTCCTCCACCAATTTCCCATCCATTGCTCGTCAAATTCCAACACTCCATCAACAAATTTCACAAGCCTCTCCGACTCCACTGGCCCTGAACCTGATGATCGGTTCCCAAATCCAGGCCCTGAAACCGGCATCGATTCAGCACAGTTCCCCATCGAAAAGCGTAGGCGATCGGAGATAATACGGGACAGGCAGTCAAGAGGGGGGCTGGTGAAACCCGAGCCTCCCAACTTCGAGATAGGGTGGAAGAGAACCAAACCCATTCCGCTGGAGAAGCCAAAAGGGTACGTGATAATGGACTTTCTGGAGAAACTGGTGGAGCTGATGGAGAGAGAGTATGGCTCCGCCGCGCTGTTGGTTAAAGTTGGGGAAATAGTGGCGGAGAGAGCTAGAGAAGAAGCGGAAGTGCTGGTGGATGAAGGGAAGGTGGAGGAGCGAATGGTGACGGAATTGTGCAGGGTTTTGAAGCTGATGGAAATGGACTTGGCGATGGTAAAAGCTGCTGTTAAGGAGGAGACCTTGAATGAGAGGATTCAACAGGCTAAGGCACGCTGCAGACAGGCAATTCTTGTTGCCAATTCCTTTTGA
- the LOC140864255 gene encoding protein translation factor SUI1 homolog codes for MSDIDVQTPTAFDPFADANAENSGAGSKDYVHVRVQQRNGRKSLTTVQGLKKEFSYNKILKDLKKEFCCNGTVVQDPELGQVIQLQGDQRKNVSSFLIQAGIVKKEHIKIHGF; via the exons ATGTCTGATATCGACGTCCAGACTCCTACTGCTTTTG ATCCTTTTGCTGATGCAAATGCTGAGAATTCTGGTGCTGGGTCAAAGGACTACGTTCATGTTCGCGTACAGCAGCGGAATGGTCGGAAAAGCCTAACAACTGTGCAGGGCTTGAAGAAAGAGTTCAGCTATAACAAAATCCTGAAGGATCTCAAGAAAGAGTTTTGCTGCAATGGAACTGTTGTTCAGGACCCAGAACTAGGCCAG GTTATTCAACTCCAAGGTGACCAGCGGAAGAACGTTTCTTCCTTTCTTATTCAG GCTGGGATTGTGAAAAAGGAGCATATCAAAATTCATGGTTTCTGA